From the Theobroma cacao cultivar B97-61/B2 chromosome 2, Criollo_cocoa_genome_V2, whole genome shotgun sequence genome, one window contains:
- the LOC18609169 gene encoding uncharacterized protein LOC18609169: MAKSVPILTCVTALHLIAFVFAVGAERRRSSAKVVPDPYDERTYCVYTTDASTVYGLIAFGLLLLSQTVLNGVTRCLCFGKGLLRGTSSTTCAIFFFVFSWISFLGAEACLLAGSARNAYHTKYRGIFGGDDLSCATLRKGVFAAGAALTLLSLLGSIFYYWAHSRADTGGWEKHQNEGLGMTSSSYAQQPPEFEKA, translated from the exons ATGGCTAAGTCCGTCCCCATTTTAACCTGCGTCACTGCCCTCCATCTCATCGCCTTCGTCTTCGCCGTTGGAGCCGAACGACGCCGCAGCTCC GCTAAGGTGGTGCCTGATCCGTATGACGAGAGGACCTACTGCGTCTACACTACGGACGCCTCGACGGTGTATGGATTGATTGCTTTTGGTCTGCTGCTGCTTAGCCAGACTGTTCTCAACGGCGTTACTAGATGTCTCTGCTTCGGGAAAGGCCTTCTTAGAGGCACTTCATCCACCACTTGCGCCATCTTTTTCTTCGTTTTCTCCTG GATAAGCTTTTTGGGAGCCGAGGCATGTTTGCTGGCGGGATCAGCACGGAATGCATACCACACCAAGTACCGAGGAATCTTTGGCGGAGATGACTTATCGTGTGCTACCCTCAGGAAAGGTGTCTTTGCTGCCGGAGCTGCTCTAACTTTGTTGTCTTTGCTGGGATCAATCTTCTATTACTGGGCTCACTCTAGAGCTGATACCGGTGGATGGGAGAAACATCAGAATGAAGGCCTTGGAATGACCAGTTCTAGTTATGCACAGCAGCCTCCTGAATTTGAGAAGGCCTAA